One Caretta caretta isolate rCarCar2 chromosome 24, rCarCar1.hap1, whole genome shotgun sequence genomic region harbors:
- the POGZ gene encoding pogo transposable element with ZNF domain isoform X3, whose product MADTDLFMECEEEELEPWQKISDVIEDSVVEDYNSVDKTATVSVSLQPVSAPLPIVAHASIGGNLSTATSVSSSGAQNSDSAKKTLVTLFANNNGPLPQSVHRNNAADRMAANPLVQQGGQPLILTQNPTSGLGTMVTQPVLRPVQVMQNANHVTNSPVSSQPIFITTQGFPVRNVRPVQNTMNQVGIVLNVQQGQTVRPITLVPAPGTQFVKPTVGVPQVFSQMAQVRPGTTMPVRPTTNTFTTVIPATLTIRSTVPQSQSQQQSKSTPSTSTTPTSTQPTTLGQLTVQQPGQSSQATNPKLVSIASFVTVKRPGVTGENNNEVAKLVNTLNTIPSLGQSPGPLVVSNSSPAHGSQRSSVSETSSSSSLKVSSSPVPTFDLQDGGRKVCPRCNAQFRVTEALRGHMCYCCPEMVEFLKKGKSLEPEPNIQPTKPPSPEKTATVASPPSSTPIPALSPPAKAPEQSENAGDSSQSKLIMLVDDFYYGRDGGKVTQLLNFPKVPTSFRCPHCTKRLKNNIRFMNHMKHHVELDQQNGEVDVHTICQHCYRQFSTPFQLQCHLENVHSPYESTTKCKICEWAFESEPMFLQHMKDTHKPGEMPYVCQVCQYRSSLYSEVDSHFRMIHEDTRHLLCPYCLKVFKNGNAFQQHFMRHQVTQKKSVYHCNKCRLQFLFAKDKIEHKLQHHKTFRKPKQLEGLKPGTKVTIRASRGQPRTVPVSSSDAPQGTLQEATPLTTSTDPQPIFLYPPVQRNIQKRAVKKMSVLGRQTCLECSFEIPDFPNHFPTYVHCSLCRYSTCCSRAYANHMINNHVPRKSPKYLALFKNYTACGVKLACASCLFATSEGDAMAKHLVFNPSHEFSNIIFRGPTWISHSRHSQPHDGSMKNIYSTYPPSKAATVKTKPLLAEKDEMEPEAVLEAYKRPAVSQEEECLNIDDQEEEQPAKEPEPVSKKEQLSVKKLRVVLFALCCNTEQAAEHFRNPQRRIRRWLRRFQAFQEDNLASLSEGKYLSLEAEEKLAEWVLTQREQQLPVNEETLFQKATKIGRSLEGGFKISYEWAVRFMLRHNLSMHTRRAVAHPLPKDVDENASCFIEFVQRQIHTQDLPLSMIAAIDEISLFLDVEVLSSDDRKENALQTVGTGEPWCDVVLAILADGSILPTLVFYRGHVEQPANVPESIILEAKENGYSDDEIMELWSSRVWQKHTECQNSKGMLVLDCHRTHLSEEVLSLLNASSTLPAVVPAGCSSKIQPLDVCIKRTVKNFLHKKWKEQAKEMADSTCDSDILLQLVLCWLAEVLEVIGDCPELVQQSFLVASVLPGPDGTANSPTRNADMQEELIASLEEQLKLSDELQDEEVGFQDRTRAEESTDPEILHQLFEGESETESFYGFEDADLDLMEI is encoded by the exons CTGCCAACCCTCTTGTTCAGCAAGGTGGACAGCCACTAATCCTTACCCAGAACCCAACATCGGGGCTAGGCACAATGGTAACACAGCCAGTGTTACGACCTGTTCAGGTGATGCAGAATGCCAACCATGTTACTAATTCACCAGTGAGCAGCCAACCTATCTTTATAACAACACAG GGATTTCCAGTAAGGAATGTCCGGCCTGTACAAAACACAATGAATCAGGTTGGAATTGTTCTGAACGTACAGCAAGGCCAAACAGTTAGACCCATTACCCTAGTCCCAG CCCCAGGTACCCAGTTTGTTAAACCAACTGTTGGAGTTCCTCAGGTTTTCTCTCAAATGGCCCAGGTGAGACCAGGTACAACCATGCCGGTGCGACCCACTACCAACACTTTCACTACGGTCATTCCGGCCACGCTTACCATCAGGAGCACTGTaccacagtcccagtcacaacagcAAAGTAAgtccactcccagcacctccacaACTCCTACTTCAACGCAGCCAACAACACTTGGACAGTTAACTGTGCAGCAGCCAGGGCAATCCAGTCAAGCTACTAACCCTAAATTAG TGAGTATTGCAAGCTTTGTGACTGTGAAGAGACCTGGAGTAACTGGAGAGAACAACAATGAGGTTGCTAAGCTGGTGAACACACTGAATACCATTCCTTCATTAGGCCAGAGCCCTGGTCCACTTGTGGTTTCTAATAGCAGCCCTGCACATGGTTCCCAGCGATCCAGTGTTTCAGAGACGTCATCGTCGTCATCGCTGAAAG TCAGCTCttctcctgtccccacatttGATTTACAAGATGGTGGCCGGAAAGTCTGCCCAAGATGCAATGCCCAATTTCGAGTGACTGAGGCTTTAAGAGGACATATGTGT tACTGCTGCCCTGAAATGGTTGAATTCCTCAAGAAAGGAAAATCTCTGGAACCTGAACCAAATATTCAGCCTACAAAGCCTCCATCTCCAGAAAAAACTGCAACtgttgcttcaccaccctcctccacACCTATCCCTGCATTGTCTCCACCCGCTAAAGCTCCAGAGCAAAGTGAAAATGCAGGTGATTCATCCCAGAGCAAACTCATCATGTTGGTAGATGATTTCTACTATGGCAGGGATGGCGGCAAAGTGACTCAGCTTTTGAACTTCCCCAAGGTTCCAACATCCTTCCGGTGTCCACACTGCACCAAGAGGCTAAAGAACAACATACG GTTTATGAATCATATGAAACACCATGTTGAACTAGATCAGCAGAATGGGGAGGTAGATGTCCATACTATCTGCCAGCACTGTTACAGGCAGTTCTCCACCCCCTTCCAGCTGCAGTGCCACCTAGAGAATGTTCACAGTCCCTATGAATCAACCA CGAAGTGCAAGATTTGTGAATGGGCATTTGAGAGTGAACCAATGTTCTTGCAGCATATGAAGGATACCCACAAGCCTGGAGAAATGCCCTACGTTTGTCAG GTCTGTCAGTATCGTTCGTCGCTTTACTCTGAAGTGGATAGCCATTTCCGAATGATCCACGAGGACACACGGCACCTGCTCTGTCCTTATTGCCTGAAAGTCTTTAAGAATGGCAATGCCTTCCAGCAGCATTTCATGAGGCACCAGGTAACCCAA aaGAAGAGTGTTTATCACTGTAACAAGTGTCGGCTGCAATTCCTATTCGCCAAGGATAAAATTGAACACAAGCTGCAGCACCACAAAACTTTCCGAAAGCCGAAGCAGCTAGAAGGACTGAAACCTGGAACCAAG GTTACAATTAGAGCATCTAGAGGACAGCCGCGGACAGTGCCAGTATCTTCGTCTGATGCGCCACAGGGCACCTTGCAGGAAGCCACTCCACTGACGACTTCTACGGACCCCCAGCCCATCTTCCTGTACCCACCTGTCCAGAGGAACATCCAGAAGAGAGCAGTCAAGAAAAT GAGTGTTCTGGGGAGGCAGACGTGCTTGGAGTGCAGCTTCGAAATCCCAGATTTCCCAAACCACTTTCCTACCTACGTCCACTGTTCGCTGTGTCGTTATAGCACTTGCTGCTCCAGAGCTTATGCCAACCATATGATCAA CAACCACGTTCCTCGGAAGAGTCCAAAATACTTGGCCTTGTTTAAAAACTATACTGCCTG TGGGGTAAAGTTGGCCTGTGCCTCCTGTCTTTTTGCAACATCTGAAGGTGATGCAATGGCCAAGCATCTGGTCTTCAACCCATCACATGAGTTCAGTAACATCATTTTCCGAG gGCCCACTTGGATTTCACATTCAAG GCACAGCCAGCCCCATGACGGAAGCATGAAGAATATATACTCCACCTATCCCCCAAGTAAAGCTGCTACTGtgaaaacaaagcctttgttaGCTGAGAAGGATGAGATGGAGCCTGAAGCGGTGCTAGAGGCATATAAGAGACCTGCGGTTAGTCAGGAGGAAGAGTGCTTAAATATTGATGATCAAGAAGAAGAACAGCCAGCAAAAGAGCCCGAACCTGTAAGCAAAAAGGAACAACTGTCCGTGAAAAAGCTTCGTGTCGTACTGTTTGCCTTGTGCTGCAACACTGAACAGGCAGCAGAGCACTTCAGGAATCCTCAGAGGCGTATCAGGCGCTGGCTGCGAAGGTTTCAAGCTTTCCAAGAAGACAACTTAGCATCTTTGTCAGAGGGCAAGTACCTCAGCTTAGAGGCTGAAGAGAAGCTAGCAGAGTGGGTCCTCACAcaaagagagcagcagctgcctgtgAACGAGGAGACTCTCTTTCAGAAGGCAACCAAGATTGGCCGGTCCCTTGAGGGAGGCTTCAAGATCTCCTACGAATGGGCGGTGAGGTTCATGCTCAGGCACAACCTCAGCATGCACACCCGCAGAGCAGTGGCTCACCCTCTCCCCAAAGACGTAGACGAAAATGCCAGCTGCTTCATTGAGTTTGTGCAACGGCAGATCCACACCCAGGACCTGCCACTCTCCATGATCGCAGCCATTGACGAGATCTCTCTTTTCCTTGATGTGGAGGTACTGAGCAGCGACGACAGGAAAGAGAATGCATTGCAGACAGTGGGGACCGGGGAGCCCTGGTGCGACGTTGTCCTCGCTATCTTAGCTGATGGCAGCATTTTGCCAACTCTGGTGTTCTACAGGGGTCATGTAGAGCAGCCTGCCAACGTGCCGGAGTCTATTATATTGGAAGCAAAGGAGAATGGGTACAGCGATGACGAAATCATGGAGCTGTGGTCTTCTAGAGTGTGGCAGAAGCACACAGAGTGCCAGAACAGCAAGGGCATGCTGGTGCTGGATTGCCACCGAACACATCTGTCTGAAGAGGTACTTTCCTTACTGAATGCATCCAGCACTCTGCCAGCCGTAGTCcctgctggctgcagctccaAAATCCAACCCCTAGATGTGTGCATAAAAAGGACTGTGAAAAACTTCTTGCATAAAAAGTGGAAAGAGCAAGCCAAGGAAATGGCGGACTCCACATGCGACTCGGACATTCTCCTCCAGCTGGTTTTATGCTGGCTGGCGGAGGTTCTGGAGGTCATTGGCGACTGTCCTGAACTCGTGCAGCAGTCCTTCCTGGTGGCTAGCGTGCTGCCGGGCCCCGATGGCACGGCCAACTCTCCCACACGCAATGCCGACATGCAGGAGGAGCTGATTGCCTCTCTGGAGGAGCAGCTGAAGCTGAGCGATGAGCTGCAGGACGAAGAAGTTGGATTCCAGGATAGGACCCGTGCTGAAGAATCTACAGACCCAGAAATCCTCCACCAGCTCTTTGAAGGGGAAAGCGAGACTGAATCCTTCTATGGCTTTGAAGATGCTGATTTGGATCTGATGGAAATCTGA
- the POGZ gene encoding pogo transposable element with ZNF domain isoform X2 → MADTDLFMECEEEELEPWQKISDVIEDSVVEDYNSVDKTATVSVSLQPVSAPLPIVAHASIGGNLSTATSVSSSGAQNSDSAKKTLVTLFANNNGPLPQSVHRNNAADRMAANPLVQQGGQPLILTQNPTSGLGTMVTQPVLRPVQVMQNANHVTNSPVSSQPIFITTQGFPVRNVRPVQNTMNQVGIVLNVQQGQTVRPITLVPAPGTQFVKPTVGVPQVFSQMAQVRPGTTMPVRPTTNTFTTVIPATLTIRSTVPQSQSQQQSKSTPSTSTTPTSTQPTTLGQLTVQQPGQSSQATNPKLVSIASFVTVKRPGVTGENNNEVAKLVNTLNTIPSLGQSPGPLVVSNSSPAHGSQRSSVSETSSSSSLKVSSSPVPTFDLQDGGRKVCPRCNAQFRVTEALRGHMCYCCPEMVEFLKKGKSLEPEPNIQPTKPPSPEKTATVASPPSSTPIPALSPPAKAPEQSENAGDSSQSKLIMLVDDFYYGRDGGKVTQLLNFPKVPTSFRCPHCTKRLKNNIRFMNHMKHHVELDQQNGEVDVHTICQHCYRQFSTPFQLQCHLENVHSPYESTTKCKICEWAFESEPMFLQHMKDTHKPGEMPYVCQVCQYRSSLYSEVDSHFRMIHEDTRHLLCPYCLKVFKNGNAFQQHFMRHQKKSVYHCNKCRLQFLFAKDKIEHKLQHHKTFRKPKQLEGLKPGTKVTIRASRGQPRTVPVSSSDAPQGTLQEATPLTTSTDPQPIFLYPPVQRNIQKRAVKKMSELLAKFQTKRSVLGRQTCLECSFEIPDFPNHFPTYVHCSLCRYSTCCSRAYANHMINNHVPRKSPKYLALFKNYTACGVKLACASCLFATSEGDAMAKHLVFNPSHEFSNIIFRGPTWISHSRHSQPHDGSMKNIYSTYPPSKAATVKTKPLLAEKDEMEPEAVLEAYKRPAVSQEEECLNIDDQEEEQPAKEPEPVSKKEQLSVKKLRVVLFALCCNTEQAAEHFRNPQRRIRRWLRRFQAFQEDNLASLSEGKYLSLEAEEKLAEWVLTQREQQLPVNEETLFQKATKIGRSLEGGFKISYEWAVRFMLRHNLSMHTRRAVAHPLPKDVDENASCFIEFVQRQIHTQDLPLSMIAAIDEISLFLDVEVLSSDDRKENALQTVGTGEPWCDVVLAILADGSILPTLVFYRGHVEQPANVPESIILEAKENGYSDDEIMELWSSRVWQKHTECQNSKGMLVLDCHRTHLSEEVLSLLNASSTLPAVVPAGCSSKIQPLDVCIKRTVKNFLHKKWKEQAKEMADSTCDSDILLQLVLCWLAEVLEVIGDCPELVQQSFLVASVLPGPDGTANSPTRNADMQEELIASLEEQLKLSDELQDEEVGFQDRTRAEESTDPEILHQLFEGESETESFYGFEDADLDLMEI, encoded by the exons CTGCCAACCCTCTTGTTCAGCAAGGTGGACAGCCACTAATCCTTACCCAGAACCCAACATCGGGGCTAGGCACAATGGTAACACAGCCAGTGTTACGACCTGTTCAGGTGATGCAGAATGCCAACCATGTTACTAATTCACCAGTGAGCAGCCAACCTATCTTTATAACAACACAG GGATTTCCAGTAAGGAATGTCCGGCCTGTACAAAACACAATGAATCAGGTTGGAATTGTTCTGAACGTACAGCAAGGCCAAACAGTTAGACCCATTACCCTAGTCCCAG CCCCAGGTACCCAGTTTGTTAAACCAACTGTTGGAGTTCCTCAGGTTTTCTCTCAAATGGCCCAGGTGAGACCAGGTACAACCATGCCGGTGCGACCCACTACCAACACTTTCACTACGGTCATTCCGGCCACGCTTACCATCAGGAGCACTGTaccacagtcccagtcacaacagcAAAGTAAgtccactcccagcacctccacaACTCCTACTTCAACGCAGCCAACAACACTTGGACAGTTAACTGTGCAGCAGCCAGGGCAATCCAGTCAAGCTACTAACCCTAAATTAG TGAGTATTGCAAGCTTTGTGACTGTGAAGAGACCTGGAGTAACTGGAGAGAACAACAATGAGGTTGCTAAGCTGGTGAACACACTGAATACCATTCCTTCATTAGGCCAGAGCCCTGGTCCACTTGTGGTTTCTAATAGCAGCCCTGCACATGGTTCCCAGCGATCCAGTGTTTCAGAGACGTCATCGTCGTCATCGCTGAAAG TCAGCTCttctcctgtccccacatttGATTTACAAGATGGTGGCCGGAAAGTCTGCCCAAGATGCAATGCCCAATTTCGAGTGACTGAGGCTTTAAGAGGACATATGTGT tACTGCTGCCCTGAAATGGTTGAATTCCTCAAGAAAGGAAAATCTCTGGAACCTGAACCAAATATTCAGCCTACAAAGCCTCCATCTCCAGAAAAAACTGCAACtgttgcttcaccaccctcctccacACCTATCCCTGCATTGTCTCCACCCGCTAAAGCTCCAGAGCAAAGTGAAAATGCAGGTGATTCATCCCAGAGCAAACTCATCATGTTGGTAGATGATTTCTACTATGGCAGGGATGGCGGCAAAGTGACTCAGCTTTTGAACTTCCCCAAGGTTCCAACATCCTTCCGGTGTCCACACTGCACCAAGAGGCTAAAGAACAACATACG GTTTATGAATCATATGAAACACCATGTTGAACTAGATCAGCAGAATGGGGAGGTAGATGTCCATACTATCTGCCAGCACTGTTACAGGCAGTTCTCCACCCCCTTCCAGCTGCAGTGCCACCTAGAGAATGTTCACAGTCCCTATGAATCAACCA CGAAGTGCAAGATTTGTGAATGGGCATTTGAGAGTGAACCAATGTTCTTGCAGCATATGAAGGATACCCACAAGCCTGGAGAAATGCCCTACGTTTGTCAG GTCTGTCAGTATCGTTCGTCGCTTTACTCTGAAGTGGATAGCCATTTCCGAATGATCCACGAGGACACACGGCACCTGCTCTGTCCTTATTGCCTGAAAGTCTTTAAGAATGGCAATGCCTTCCAGCAGCATTTCATGAGGCACCAG aaGAAGAGTGTTTATCACTGTAACAAGTGTCGGCTGCAATTCCTATTCGCCAAGGATAAAATTGAACACAAGCTGCAGCACCACAAAACTTTCCGAAAGCCGAAGCAGCTAGAAGGACTGAAACCTGGAACCAAG GTTACAATTAGAGCATCTAGAGGACAGCCGCGGACAGTGCCAGTATCTTCGTCTGATGCGCCACAGGGCACCTTGCAGGAAGCCACTCCACTGACGACTTCTACGGACCCCCAGCCCATCTTCCTGTACCCACCTGTCCAGAGGAACATCCAGAAGAGAGCAGTCAAGAAAATGTCAGAACTTCTTGCTAAGTTTCAAACTAAAAG GAGTGTTCTGGGGAGGCAGACGTGCTTGGAGTGCAGCTTCGAAATCCCAGATTTCCCAAACCACTTTCCTACCTACGTCCACTGTTCGCTGTGTCGTTATAGCACTTGCTGCTCCAGAGCTTATGCCAACCATATGATCAA CAACCACGTTCCTCGGAAGAGTCCAAAATACTTGGCCTTGTTTAAAAACTATACTGCCTG TGGGGTAAAGTTGGCCTGTGCCTCCTGTCTTTTTGCAACATCTGAAGGTGATGCAATGGCCAAGCATCTGGTCTTCAACCCATCACATGAGTTCAGTAACATCATTTTCCGAG gGCCCACTTGGATTTCACATTCAAG GCACAGCCAGCCCCATGACGGAAGCATGAAGAATATATACTCCACCTATCCCCCAAGTAAAGCTGCTACTGtgaaaacaaagcctttgttaGCTGAGAAGGATGAGATGGAGCCTGAAGCGGTGCTAGAGGCATATAAGAGACCTGCGGTTAGTCAGGAGGAAGAGTGCTTAAATATTGATGATCAAGAAGAAGAACAGCCAGCAAAAGAGCCCGAACCTGTAAGCAAAAAGGAACAACTGTCCGTGAAAAAGCTTCGTGTCGTACTGTTTGCCTTGTGCTGCAACACTGAACAGGCAGCAGAGCACTTCAGGAATCCTCAGAGGCGTATCAGGCGCTGGCTGCGAAGGTTTCAAGCTTTCCAAGAAGACAACTTAGCATCTTTGTCAGAGGGCAAGTACCTCAGCTTAGAGGCTGAAGAGAAGCTAGCAGAGTGGGTCCTCACAcaaagagagcagcagctgcctgtgAACGAGGAGACTCTCTTTCAGAAGGCAACCAAGATTGGCCGGTCCCTTGAGGGAGGCTTCAAGATCTCCTACGAATGGGCGGTGAGGTTCATGCTCAGGCACAACCTCAGCATGCACACCCGCAGAGCAGTGGCTCACCCTCTCCCCAAAGACGTAGACGAAAATGCCAGCTGCTTCATTGAGTTTGTGCAACGGCAGATCCACACCCAGGACCTGCCACTCTCCATGATCGCAGCCATTGACGAGATCTCTCTTTTCCTTGATGTGGAGGTACTGAGCAGCGACGACAGGAAAGAGAATGCATTGCAGACAGTGGGGACCGGGGAGCCCTGGTGCGACGTTGTCCTCGCTATCTTAGCTGATGGCAGCATTTTGCCAACTCTGGTGTTCTACAGGGGTCATGTAGAGCAGCCTGCCAACGTGCCGGAGTCTATTATATTGGAAGCAAAGGAGAATGGGTACAGCGATGACGAAATCATGGAGCTGTGGTCTTCTAGAGTGTGGCAGAAGCACACAGAGTGCCAGAACAGCAAGGGCATGCTGGTGCTGGATTGCCACCGAACACATCTGTCTGAAGAGGTACTTTCCTTACTGAATGCATCCAGCACTCTGCCAGCCGTAGTCcctgctggctgcagctccaAAATCCAACCCCTAGATGTGTGCATAAAAAGGACTGTGAAAAACTTCTTGCATAAAAAGTGGAAAGAGCAAGCCAAGGAAATGGCGGACTCCACATGCGACTCGGACATTCTCCTCCAGCTGGTTTTATGCTGGCTGGCGGAGGTTCTGGAGGTCATTGGCGACTGTCCTGAACTCGTGCAGCAGTCCTTCCTGGTGGCTAGCGTGCTGCCGGGCCCCGATGGCACGGCCAACTCTCCCACACGCAATGCCGACATGCAGGAGGAGCTGATTGCCTCTCTGGAGGAGCAGCTGAAGCTGAGCGATGAGCTGCAGGACGAAGAAGTTGGATTCCAGGATAGGACCCGTGCTGAAGAATCTACAGACCCAGAAATCCTCCACCAGCTCTTTGAAGGGGAAAGCGAGACTGAATCCTTCTATGGCTTTGAAGATGCTGATTTGGATCTGATGGAAATCTGA